In Streptomyces sp. RFCAC02, the following proteins share a genomic window:
- a CDS encoding UbiD family decarboxylase, with translation MAGSSQQQSGVHDLRSALDRLRRHPGQLLETDREVDPIADLAGVYRRVGAGGTVLRPTRIGPAMMFNRISGYAGSRVLVGLMASRERVGLLLDAPPRRLTQRMGQAVKDAIGPVDVGRDKALCQEVVHRAGDPGFDLRKLLPAPTNTEEDAGPYFCLGLVLGSDPDMGTDVTIHRLCVQSKDELTIFFAPGRHIDNFRRRAEAQGRSLPVSVNMGLDPAIHIGATFEAPTTPYGYDELAIAGGLRGRPVELVDCLTVRQKCIAAAEVVIEGEILPDTRMAEDRNTHSGHAMPEFPGYNGPANPALPVMKVTAITTRKNPILQTLVGPGEEHVSLAGIPTEASIYNACEAAMPGFVTEVYSHSAGGGKFLAVMKVDKSAAFDDGRARQAALVALGTYAELKNVILVDGDVDIFDTNDVLWAMQTRMQGDRDILTLPGIAGHVLDPSQTPEYNPLLPAKGVTAKTIFDATVPWEHREMFVRAPFRDVDPHPYAPDLFPEPSGDGGSGHRD, from the coding sequence ATGGCAGGATCCTCACAGCAGCAGTCCGGAGTCCATGACCTGCGTTCGGCTCTGGACCGGTTGCGCCGGCATCCCGGGCAGCTCCTCGAAACCGACCGCGAGGTGGACCCGATCGCCGACCTCGCCGGGGTCTACCGCCGTGTCGGGGCGGGCGGCACGGTCCTCAGGCCGACCCGTATCGGCCCCGCCATGATGTTCAACAGGATCAGCGGGTACGCCGGCTCCCGCGTACTGGTGGGCCTGATGGCCAGTCGCGAGAGGGTCGGACTGCTCCTCGACGCGCCGCCGCGCCGTCTCACCCAGCGCATGGGCCAGGCCGTCAAGGACGCCATCGGCCCCGTCGACGTCGGCCGGGACAAGGCACTGTGCCAGGAGGTCGTGCACCGCGCGGGTGACCCTGGCTTCGATCTGCGCAAACTGCTGCCGGCCCCGACCAACACCGAGGAGGACGCGGGCCCGTACTTCTGCCTGGGACTCGTGCTCGGCAGCGACCCGGACATGGGCACGGACGTGACGATCCACCGGCTGTGCGTGCAGAGCAAGGACGAACTGACGATCTTCTTCGCCCCGGGCCGCCACATCGACAACTTCCGCCGGAGAGCGGAGGCACAGGGCAGGTCGCTTCCCGTGTCGGTCAACATGGGCCTCGACCCGGCCATCCACATCGGCGCCACCTTCGAGGCACCCACCACCCCGTACGGCTACGACGAACTGGCCATCGCCGGCGGGCTGCGCGGCAGGCCGGTGGAGCTGGTGGACTGTCTCACCGTCCGGCAGAAGTGCATCGCCGCCGCCGAGGTCGTCATCGAGGGCGAGATCCTCCCCGACACCCGCATGGCGGAGGACCGCAATACGCACTCCGGCCACGCGATGCCGGAGTTCCCCGGCTACAACGGCCCGGCCAACCCGGCCCTGCCGGTCATGAAGGTCACGGCCATCACCACGCGGAAGAACCCCATCCTCCAGACCCTGGTCGGGCCCGGCGAGGAGCACGTCAGCCTGGCCGGCATCCCCACCGAGGCCAGCATCTACAACGCCTGCGAAGCGGCCATGCCCGGCTTCGTCACCGAGGTCTACTCCCACTCGGCCGGCGGCGGGAAGTTCCTGGCCGTCATGAAGGTCGACAAGTCGGCCGCGTTCGACGACGGCCGCGCCCGCCAGGCCGCCCTCGTGGCACTCGGGACCTACGCCGAGCTGAAGAACGTCATCCTCGTCGACGGGGATGTCGACATCTTCGACACGAACGACGTCCTGTGGGCGATGCAGACCCGGATGCAGGGCGACCGGGACATCCTCACCCTGCCCGGCATCGCCGGCCATGTACTGGATCCGTCCCAGACCCCGGAGTACAACCCGCTGCTGCCGGCCAAGGGCGTCACCGCGAAGACGATCTTCGACGCCACCGTGCCGTGGGAGCACCGCGAGATGTTCGTCCGCGCGCCCTTCCGCGACGTCGACCCGCACCCGTACGCGCCCGATCTCTTCCCCGAGCCGTCGGGCGACGGCGGGAGCGGTCACCGTGACTGA
- a CDS encoding UbiX family flavin prenyltransferase, whose translation MPEQRRVVLAVTGAGGTRLAGRTLGALAASDRVGHVDLLVSANGRRLMAHESGADAAADPVRCLLGAPSPKVTVLDPEKDFAGPPSSGSYRTWGMIVLPCAMGVMGRIAQGQADTLVERAADVCLKERRPLILCVRETPFNLIHLRNMTQVTEAGAVVYPMIPTYYNVPRTVEEMDEEFASRLLGFIGLHDDDTYEWGRGGR comes from the coding sequence ATGCCCGAACAGCGTCGTGTCGTCCTCGCCGTGACCGGAGCCGGCGGTACCCGGCTGGCCGGCCGCACCCTCGGTGCCCTCGCGGCGTCGGACCGGGTCGGCCACGTCGACCTGCTCGTCTCGGCGAACGGGCGACGGCTCATGGCCCACGAATCCGGTGCCGACGCGGCGGCCGACCCGGTCCGCTGCCTGCTGGGCGCGCCGTCCCCGAAAGTGACCGTCCTGGACCCCGAGAAGGATTTCGCCGGGCCGCCGTCGTCCGGCAGCTACCGCACCTGGGGCATGATCGTCCTCCCCTGCGCGATGGGGGTGATGGGCCGCATCGCCCAGGGCCAGGCGGACACCCTCGTCGAACGGGCGGCGGACGTCTGTCTCAAGGAGCGGCGTCCCCTGATCCTGTGTGTCCGCGAGACCCCGTTCAACCTCATCCACCTGCGCAACATGACACAGGTCACCGAGGCGGGAGCGGTGGTCTACCCGATGATCCCGACGTACTACAACGTTCCGCGCACCGTGGAGGAGATGGACGAGGAATTCGCCTCCCGCCTGCTCGGCTTCATCGGTCTGCACGACGACGACACGTACGAGTGGGGCCGCGGCGGACGGTGA
- a CDS encoding dioxygenase, with product MTDHAPAPPTGPFDAERSAEIVAGSFAGTPDARLRAVLTSLVRHAHAFVKDVGLTPGEWAAGIRFLTETGHASDATRQEFVLLSDVLGVSSVVETLGNPADDGSTESTVEGPFHLVPSPRRATGDSIDEREAADGEPCLVTGRVVDTAGAPVAGALVDVWQADEEGRYDVQRPGDVPDRNLRGLFTADEDGRFRFRTVVPRHYAIPTDGPVGRLLAATGRHPHRAAHIHLQVRSPGIRTLTTHLFVAGSPHLDSDAVFGVKAGLIREFTTVDDPALAAELGIANPFRHADFPITVRRGPTRTCRRRADR from the coding sequence ATGACCGACCACGCCCCCGCCCCGCCCACCGGACCGTTCGACGCGGAGCGCTCCGCCGAGATCGTCGCAGGCAGCTTCGCCGGTACGCCCGACGCCCGGCTGCGCGCCGTCCTCACCTCGCTGGTGCGGCACGCGCACGCCTTCGTGAAGGACGTCGGGCTCACCCCCGGCGAGTGGGCGGCGGGCATCAGGTTCCTCACCGAGACCGGCCACGCCTCCGACGCCACGCGCCAGGAGTTCGTCCTGCTGTCGGACGTGCTCGGCGTCTCCTCGGTGGTCGAGACGCTCGGCAACCCGGCGGACGACGGCAGCACCGAGTCGACGGTGGAGGGTCCCTTCCACCTCGTGCCCTCGCCGCGCCGCGCCACAGGCGACAGCATCGACGAGCGCGAGGCGGCGGACGGCGAGCCGTGCCTCGTCACCGGGCGCGTCGTGGACACCGCCGGCGCGCCCGTCGCGGGCGCACTGGTCGACGTGTGGCAGGCCGACGAGGAGGGCCGCTACGACGTCCAGCGGCCGGGCGACGTCCCCGACCGCAATCTGCGCGGGCTGTTCACCGCCGACGAGGACGGCCGGTTCCGGTTCCGCACCGTCGTGCCGCGCCACTACGCCATCCCCACGGACGGGCCGGTCGGACGGCTGCTGGCGGCGACCGGCCGGCATCCGCACCGGGCCGCGCACATCCACCTCCAGGTCCGCTCACCGGGGATCCGGACCCTGACCACCCACCTGTTCGTCGCCGGTTCGCCCCATCTGGACTCGGACGCCGTCTTCGGTGTCAAGGCCGGTCTGATCAGGGAGTTCACCACGGTGGACGATCCGGCCCTGGCGGCGGAGCTGGGAATCGCGAACCCGTTCCGGCACGCCGACTTCCCCATCACCGTCCGCCGCGGCCCCACTCGTACGTGTCGTCGTCGTGCAGACCGATGA
- a CDS encoding pyridoxal-phosphate dependent enzyme yields the protein MAGGRGPPAAVAEEAREVADRAGGCFLDHFARAAAATVGDDAPSVAEEIIGQLREEPHPLPTWIVTGAGTGATSATVGRHLRRHGLPTRLAVVDPENSAYFPAWATDCADYATGMPSRIPGIGRPRTEPAFLPSVIDLVIPVPDAASVAAMRWLRDAADVDAGPAAGTGLWGVCHLAARMRESGTRGSIVTLVGDGGVPYRRTHGDPAWVRARGLDPAPYETLLADFVRTGTWAWLAAGRP from the coding sequence GTGGCAGGTGGCCGGGGGCCGCCCGCCGCGGTGGCGGAGGAGGCCCGGGAAGTGGCGGACCGCGCGGGCGGCTGCTTCCTCGACCACTTCGCGCGCGCCGCCGCCGCGACGGTCGGTGACGACGCGCCGTCCGTCGCCGAGGAGATCATCGGCCAGCTCCGGGAGGAACCCCACCCCCTCCCGACGTGGATCGTCACCGGCGCCGGTACGGGAGCCACCTCCGCCACCGTCGGGCGCCACCTGCGGCGTCACGGTCTGCCCACCCGCCTCGCCGTGGTCGATCCCGAGAACTCCGCGTACTTCCCCGCCTGGGCCACCGACTGCGCCGACTACGCGACGGGCATGCCGTCCCGCATCCCCGGCATCGGCCGCCCGAGGACCGAGCCAGCCTTCCTCCCGTCGGTGATCGACCTGGTGATCCCGGTGCCCGACGCCGCCTCCGTCGCGGCAATGCGGTGGCTGCGCGACGCGGCGGACGTAGACGCCGGCCCCGCGGCCGGCACCGGTCTGTGGGGCGTGTGCCATCTGGCGGCCCGCATGCGGGAATCCGGGACGCGCGGCAGCATCGTGACGCTCGTCGGAGACGGCGGCGTGCCCTACCGACGCACCCACGGGGACCCGGCGTGGGTGCGCGCGCGAGGGCTGGATCCCGCGCCGTACGAGACCCTGCTCGCGGACTTCGTACGGACCGGAACGTGGGCCTGGCTGGCCGCCGGCCGTCCCTGA
- a CDS encoding serine/threonine-protein kinase has translation MRELRAQDPRQIGRYRIVAWLGAGGMGQVYLGRSPAGRWVAVKVVRPELADEPGFLRRFAREVETARRVGGAFTAAVVDADPEGDPAWLATTFVAGIPLDDAIAAYGAWPPYAVRALGMAIAEALQAIHAAGVVHRDLKPSNVLLGPDGPRVIDFGISMSVHASRLTSTGALVGTPGFMSPEQLTGRAVGPPADVFALGVLLAHVASGSAPFGEGEAHGVNFRIVYEQPDLAAVPGELRGVIEACLAKEPERRPTLDGILRLLAAAPDGDAPPPPTTENFQRAGWLPAPVAAAIQERVSAVPAEPAPGAAPPVVPPPPASPPPGSSPAVPPPPATPPAASTPQGVVRPDWYAPLPTPLPLTQAPGPPARTARITRRQALFGGAAVGAAGAAALGGWWLLGRDDGGGAVADDDPTPPGEADDPSTTPGDDSAQSAPVTLTWAYPADDANQDVYDGWADEFMAEHPGVTIEKFLPDAANYDAQVTTSVAAGSGPDVLRVSPALAAELAGMGHLADLAVAVEPAAEALNPHLLDVFRAEDGGALHAVPQQAGVIGFWYRQALFEDWGVAVPETWSAFLDAVRTFRDAGVTPIALALGESWPSAYYWTYLALRTAGGEALTNAARTADFSAPAFTRAGELLQELAALDPFPAQAESADYMTGQVPVFARGEAAMELTGQWAPRYYAEEDGGADGIGFFPFPAVEDGAGSATEILGYAEGMAVSAGAPPEAAAFALFLAERPQQSGVTGTGALPILVDAADVVPDEPLAAPVGVLTAATGFQPDWEQLGIPGLSAAVGESARSVILGEATPAEAATEIGDAADVG, from the coding sequence GTGCGGGAGTTGAGAGCGCAAGACCCACGACAGATCGGCCGGTACCGGATCGTCGCCTGGCTCGGCGCTGGTGGCATGGGGCAGGTCTACCTGGGGCGCTCACCCGCCGGGCGCTGGGTGGCGGTCAAGGTGGTGCGCCCGGAGCTGGCCGACGAGCCCGGGTTCCTGCGGCGGTTCGCCCGCGAGGTGGAGACGGCCCGCCGGGTCGGCGGTGCTTTCACCGCGGCCGTCGTCGACGCGGATCCGGAGGGCGATCCCGCGTGGCTCGCCACGACGTTCGTCGCCGGCATCCCGCTCGACGACGCGATCGCGGCGTACGGAGCCTGGCCGCCGTACGCCGTCCGCGCGCTGGGCATGGCCATCGCCGAGGCGCTGCAGGCCATCCACGCCGCCGGTGTCGTCCACCGGGACCTCAAGCCGTCGAACGTGCTGCTCGGCCCGGACGGCCCGCGCGTGATCGACTTCGGCATCTCGATGAGCGTCCACGCCAGCCGCCTCACGTCCACCGGCGCGCTCGTCGGGACACCCGGCTTCATGTCCCCCGAGCAACTGACGGGCCGTGCCGTCGGACCGCCCGCGGACGTGTTCGCGCTGGGCGTCCTCCTGGCCCATGTCGCGTCGGGCTCCGCGCCCTTCGGCGAGGGCGAGGCGCACGGCGTCAACTTCCGGATCGTCTACGAGCAGCCCGATCTGGCGGCCGTCCCCGGCGAGTTGCGCGGCGTGATCGAGGCGTGCCTGGCGAAGGAGCCGGAGCGGCGGCCCACGCTGGACGGCATCCTGCGGCTGCTGGCCGCCGCGCCGGACGGGGACGCCCCGCCGCCGCCCACCACGGAGAATTTCCAGCGCGCCGGCTGGCTTCCCGCACCCGTGGCCGCCGCGATCCAGGAGCGTGTGTCGGCCGTGCCGGCCGAACCCGCACCGGGCGCGGCCCCGCCGGTCGTTCCGCCACCGCCCGCATCGCCTCCCCCGGGCTCGTCCCCCGCTGTCCCGCCACCGCCGGCGACGCCTCCTGCCGCGTCCACTCCGCAGGGTGTCGTACGCCCGGACTGGTACGCGCCCCTGCCCACGCCGCTGCCGCTGACCCAGGCCCCGGGACCGCCGGCCCGTACCGCCCGCATCACCCGGCGCCAGGCGTTGTTCGGCGGTGCGGCGGTCGGGGCCGCCGGCGCGGCCGCCCTCGGCGGCTGGTGGCTGCTGGGGCGTGACGACGGCGGCGGCGCGGTGGCGGACGACGACCCCACCCCGCCCGGTGAGGCGGACGACCCGAGCACCACGCCCGGTGACGATTCCGCGCAGTCGGCGCCCGTGACCCTGACGTGGGCGTACCCCGCCGACGACGCGAATCAGGACGTCTACGACGGCTGGGCCGACGAGTTCATGGCCGAGCACCCCGGTGTCACCATCGAGAAGTTCCTCCCCGACGCGGCGAACTACGACGCCCAGGTGACGACGAGTGTCGCGGCGGGCAGCGGCCCCGACGTCCTCCGGGTCTCCCCGGCGCTGGCCGCCGAACTCGCGGGCATGGGCCACCTGGCCGATCTCGCGGTCGCGGTGGAGCCGGCCGCCGAGGCGCTCAACCCGCACCTGCTCGACGTCTTCCGCGCGGAGGACGGCGGCGCCCTCCACGCCGTGCCCCAGCAAGCGGGTGTGATCGGTTTCTGGTACCGGCAGGCGCTCTTCGAGGATTGGGGAGTCGCCGTCCCGGAGACGTGGTCCGCCTTCCTCGACGCCGTGCGCACCTTCAGGGACGCGGGGGTCACACCCATCGCACTCGCCCTCGGCGAATCCTGGCCCAGCGCCTACTACTGGACGTACCTGGCGCTGCGCACGGCAGGCGGGGAAGCGTTGACGAACGCCGCCCGGACGGCCGACTTCAGCGCGCCCGCCTTCACGCGGGCGGGTGAGCTGCTCCAGGAACTCGCGGCACTCGATCCGTTCCCCGCACAGGCTGAAAGCGCCGACTACATGACGGGGCAGGTGCCGGTGTTCGCCCGCGGTGAGGCCGCGATGGAGCTGACGGGACAGTGGGCGCCGAGGTACTACGCCGAGGAGGACGGCGGGGCGGACGGCATCGGCTTCTTCCCCTTCCCGGCCGTCGAGGACGGTGCGGGCTCCGCCACGGAGATCCTGGGGTACGCCGAGGGCATGGCCGTCTCGGCCGGTGCCCCGCCGGAGGCGGCCGCCTTCGCCCTCTTCCTCGCGGAACGCCCCCAGCAGTCCGGCGTGACCGGGACGGGTGCCCTGCCGATCCTGGTGGACGCGGCCGACGTGGTCCCGGACGAACCGCTGGCGGCCCCGGTCGGCGTCCTGACCGCGGCGACCGGCTTCCAGCCCGACTGGGAGCAGCTCGGGATCCCCGGCCTGTCGGCCGCCGTCGGGGAGAGCGCGCGGAGCGTGATCCTGGGCGAGGCGACACCGGCCGAGGCGGCCACGGAGATCGGTGATGCGGCCGATGTCGGGTGA
- a CDS encoding GNAT family N-acetyltransferase yields MTDPVPTAGGRLPGAVNITGLGLQLREWDDADAPVMVELFDEPQVGRWTPLRHPFDLAAARTYLDQARTRRAEGRSIQLAITSDGRTALGEILLFVAGPDGPSNGGPYAELAYAVGSRHRRQRLAARAVRLMTDYAYHALALQQVVLRIDPDNAASTAVARATGFHVTDAAPVTRGRGPLLTWRHQAPASLPRPSYEDGQENAPRPFPAT; encoded by the coding sequence ATGACCGATCCCGTACCCACCGCCGGCGGCCGCCTGCCCGGAGCCGTGAACATCACGGGTCTCGGCCTGCAGTTGCGGGAGTGGGACGATGCCGATGCGCCGGTGATGGTGGAGTTGTTCGACGAACCCCAGGTCGGCCGGTGGACGCCCCTGCGGCACCCGTTCGACCTGGCCGCCGCCCGCACCTATCTCGACCAGGCCCGCACCCGCCGTGCCGAGGGGCGCAGCATCCAGCTCGCCATCACCAGTGACGGGCGGACCGCGCTCGGCGAGATCCTGTTGTTCGTCGCGGGTCCCGACGGGCCTTCGAATGGCGGCCCGTACGCCGAACTCGCCTACGCCGTCGGCAGCCGTCATCGGCGGCAGCGCCTGGCAGCCCGCGCGGTACGGCTGATGACCGACTACGCCTACCACGCCCTGGCACTGCAGCAGGTCGTCCTGCGCATCGACCCCGACAACGCGGCCAGCACGGCTGTGGCCCGCGCCACCGGTTTCCACGTCACCGACGCCGCCCCGGTCACCAGGGGGCGCGGGCCACTGCTGACCTGGCGCCACCAGGCCCCCGCGTCCTTGCCCCGCCCCTCGTACGAAGACGGGCAGGAGAACGCCCCGAGGCCCTTTCCGGCCACCTGA
- a CDS encoding TerD family protein, whose translation MITLTKDDGPADLDGVTHLSIGVSWDPTAGSSGGVIGKLRRKMGTDLDLIAIAMQGDDPVRLAGLDSTDPLGNGALLHSGDNQSGRGEGDDETVTVEFDRLPPNITAIVFVAAAFKKMSSFQKARNVSIKVYDATGGSSQQVADIWPSLLTNDNGCAVAKAIRVGQSWKLQVINETGKIKQGDEISLMRFAVNK comes from the coding sequence ATGATCACTTTGACGAAGGACGACGGACCCGCCGACCTGGACGGCGTGACCCACCTGTCCATCGGAGTCTCCTGGGACCCGACCGCGGGCAGCAGCGGCGGCGTGATCGGCAAGCTCCGCCGCAAGATGGGCACCGACCTTGACCTCATAGCCATCGCCATGCAGGGCGACGACCCGGTGCGGCTCGCCGGTCTCGACTCCACCGACCCGCTGGGCAACGGGGCGCTGCTCCACTCCGGGGACAACCAGTCGGGGCGCGGCGAGGGCGACGACGAGACGGTGACCGTCGAGTTCGACCGCCTGCCCCCGAACATCACCGCGATCGTGTTCGTCGCGGCCGCCTTCAAGAAGATGAGTTCCTTCCAGAAGGCGCGCAACGTCAGCATCAAGGTCTACGACGCGACGGGCGGCAGCAGCCAGCAGGTCGCCGACATCTGGCCGAGCCTGCTCACGAACGACAACGGCTGCGCCGTCGCCAAGGCCATCCGGGTCGGCCAGAGCTGGAAGCTCCAGGTGATCAACGAGACCGGCAAGATCAAGCAGGGCGACGAGATCTCCCTGATGCGTTTCGCCGTCAACAAGTGA
- a CDS encoding Gfo/Idh/MocA family oxidoreductase — protein MWIADSGTDSLTAGVIGGGSIAEVHSRAIRAAGGTLRGVASSAPERARAAAQRFEAARWYPSPDDLIADDAIDIVHICSPNGTHAAYAGAALAAGKHVVCEKPLATTPSAAGELTALAERSGLVAAVPFVYRYHPMAAEASARVAAGALGPLVGVRGSYLQEWRLAYDEDGWWSLPAATGPSRAFGDIGSHLGDLVEFISGDRVVRVGAVTRTVREHSPGGRRLTTEDIAALTVELAGGAVGTLMVSQMALGRKNRLSVEISGTEANLAFDQENPESLWYADRAAGARHIPRDAPRLSPEAARLSVLPAGHPMGYQDAFNAFVRDAHDAVRGRVSPALPTFRDGLAMVRLTQAVIEAAATGARVPVGTPEPPLTPPTPPTEEVPAHG, from the coding sequence ATGTGGATAGCCGACTCGGGCACGGATTCCCTCACGGCCGGCGTGATCGGGGGAGGTTCCATCGCGGAGGTGCACAGCCGCGCGATCCGTGCCGCCGGCGGCACGCTGCGGGGCGTCGCCTCCAGTGCCCCGGAACGTGCGCGCGCGGCGGCACAGCGGTTCGAAGCGGCCCGCTGGTACCCCTCGCCGGACGACCTGATCGCGGACGACGCGATCGACATCGTGCACATCTGCAGCCCCAACGGCACGCACGCCGCGTACGCGGGCGCGGCCCTGGCGGCCGGCAAGCACGTCGTCTGCGAGAAGCCCCTCGCCACCACCCCGTCCGCCGCCGGGGAACTCACCGCGCTCGCCGAGCGCAGCGGCCTGGTGGCCGCCGTCCCCTTCGTCTACCGCTACCACCCGATGGCGGCCGAGGCCAGTGCGCGCGTCGCCGCCGGCGCGCTCGGCCCGCTCGTCGGCGTCCGCGGCTCCTACCTCCAGGAGTGGCGGCTCGCCTACGACGAGGACGGCTGGTGGAGCCTGCCGGCGGCGACGGGACCGTCCCGCGCCTTCGGCGACATCGGCTCCCACCTCGGCGACCTCGTCGAGTTCATCTCCGGCGACCGCGTCGTCCGGGTCGGGGCCGTCACCCGGACCGTGCGCGAGCACAGCCCCGGCGGCCGCAGGCTCACCACCGAGGACATCGCGGCGCTCACCGTCGAACTGGCCGGCGGCGCGGTGGGCACCCTGATGGTGTCCCAGATGGCCCTCGGCCGGAAGAACCGCCTCAGCGTCGAGATCTCGGGCACCGAGGCCAACCTCGCCTTCGACCAGGAGAATCCCGAGTCGCTCTGGTACGCCGACCGCGCCGCCGGCGCGCGGCACATCCCGCGCGACGCCCCCCGCCTGTCCCCGGAGGCCGCCCGGCTGTCCGTCCTGCCCGCAGGACACCCCATGGGCTACCAGGACGCGTTCAACGCCTTCGTCCGCGACGCCCACGACGCCGTGCGCGGCCGCGTCAGCCCCGCGCTGCCGACGTTCCGCGACGGACTGGCGATGGTCCGGCTCACCCAGGCCGTGATCGAGGCAGCGGCGACCGGCGCCCGCGTGCCGGTCGGCACCCCCGAGCCCCCACTGACCCCACCGACCCCACCGACCGAGGAGGTCCCCGCCCATGGGTGA
- a CDS encoding sugar phosphate isomerase/epimerase family protein, with the protein MGEPSNRPVTLFTGQWYDVPFERIAADAAAWGYDGVEVDCGNHLDLVRAEEDPRYLDRFRAVLDEHGLGVWALSHHAAGNAVGTPAFDFRHAGLLPPHIWGDGEAEGVRARAAESMKRAARVAGKLGVRRIVGFSGSSIWPYAIGFPGVSEDVIEAGYEDFAARWNPILDVFDAEGVVFAHEPHPGEIAYDHWTARRALEAVDHRPAFGFNWDPSHLMWQGIDPVGFITDFADRIHHVDCKDTRLRPRDGRAGILGSHLPWGDPRRAWNFVTIGHGDVPWEDAFRALTAIGYTGPVSVEWEDMGMDRAHGAAAALAHIRSLQWPSP; encoded by the coding sequence ATGGGTGAGCCGAGCAACCGTCCCGTCACCCTGTTCACCGGCCAGTGGTACGACGTCCCGTTCGAGCGGATCGCCGCCGACGCGGCGGCCTGGGGCTACGACGGCGTCGAGGTCGACTGCGGCAACCACCTCGACCTCGTGCGCGCCGAGGAGGACCCGCGCTACCTGGACCGCTTCCGCGCCGTCCTCGACGAACACGGCCTCGGCGTATGGGCGCTGTCCCACCACGCGGCGGGCAACGCGGTCGGCACCCCCGCCTTCGACTTCCGCCACGCCGGCCTCCTGCCGCCCCACATCTGGGGCGACGGCGAGGCGGAGGGCGTGCGGGCACGCGCCGCCGAGTCGATGAAGCGCGCCGCCAGGGTCGCCGGGAAGCTCGGCGTCCGGCGGATCGTCGGCTTCTCCGGCTCGTCGATCTGGCCCTACGCCATCGGCTTCCCCGGCGTCTCCGAGGACGTCATCGAGGCCGGCTACGAGGACTTCGCCGCCCGCTGGAACCCGATCCTCGACGTGTTCGACGCCGAGGGCGTCGTGTTCGCCCACGAACCGCACCCCGGCGAGATCGCCTACGACCACTGGACGGCGCGCCGCGCCCTGGAAGCGGTGGACCACCGCCCCGCGTTCGGCTTCAACTGGGACCCGAGCCACCTGATGTGGCAGGGCATCGACCCGGTCGGCTTCATCACCGACTTCGCCGACCGCATCCACCACGTCGACTGCAAGGACACCCGGCTGCGCCCGCGTGACGGCCGCGCCGGTATCCTCGGCTCGCATCTGCCGTGGGGGGATCCCAGGCGCGCGTGGAACTTCGTCACGATCGGGCACGGTGACGTCCCGTGGGAGGATGCCTTCCGGGCGCTGACGGCCATCGGGTACACCGGTCCCGTCTCCGTGGAGTGGGAGGACATGGGGATGGACCGCGCCCACGGTGCCGCCGCGGCCCTCGCACACATCCGTTCCCTGCAGTGGCCGTCGCCGTGA